The Verrucomicrobiota bacterium sequence ATCACGTCAAGATTTCGCTCCTTTTCACAAATCCATTTGAGCCTGAGCTGATACGCTTTCTTATCGCACTGAGCTCTGGGTGCCCAAACAGAAGGACCTTTTTTAGTGTTTAGCATTCGAAATTGCAGACCGGTCATATCCGCTGCTTTTCCCATCTCTCCACCTAACGCATCAATTTCTCTAGCCAAGTGGCCTTTAGCTAGTCCACCGATTGCTGGGTTACAGGACATCTGACCAATGGTGTCCAAGTTGGAAGTTAGGAGCAAGGCTTTGCACCCCATTCTAGCAACTGAAAGTGCCGCCTCAATCCCTGCATGACCGGCTCCGACAACGATTACATCGTATGTTTTCGGATAAATAAACATCGCTTAAACTAGACGAGTTGATATGTGGCTTGGAACGGATTGCGACCAGCATTCTTTTTCAATCCTCGATCTGGATTAGCGGAGAGATGCTCACAGATTTTGAGGACAGTTTCATACTCGCAAAAGGAACCTATTTCTTCGGTCACCTGCACGGCCGTGAATGCACTCCCGCAACGTGCCAAGAAGAACGCCAATACCTTAGACTGAAGCTCTATAAAACTGGCGGCTGCTGTTTTGCCTGCCTCGACCCCCGGTTGATTGTATGCGTTTACATTGATGAGGCTGGCATACAAACTCACAGTTCGCTCAAAAAGCGCGATCAGAACTCCAACTGTGAACGAGGAGACTCTTCTAAGCGAAAGCGTGATTGATTCCCGGCCTTTTTCAGACAATGCGTTGCGGGTTCCATGCAAAAAGCTAACCAAATAATCACCAGATGTTATATTATTGTCAAGCATGATGGATGGTGAGGACCGATCCTTTAGTACCTCAATGAAAGTGACGAAAGAATTGTCAATACCATCTCTAAGTTGTTGAACATAAGCATGTTGGTCTGTTGACCCTTTGTTTCCGAAAACCACAATCCCTTGATTAACCCTCTTGCCATCTAAATCAAGTTCCTTACCGAGTGACTCCATGATGAGTTGTTGGAGATATCGTGAAAGGAGCTGCAAGCGATCTTTGTAGGGCAAAACAACCATTATCTTGTCTCCTTTACCGTTACCGATATAAAACCACATCAATGCAAGCATAGCAGCCGGATTTTGATCAAAGTTTGGTTGGCGAGTAAGCTCATCGCAACACCGCGCACCTGAGACGAACTTATCTATATCTATGCCTTGTAAGGCAGCTGGGAGAAGACCAACTGCGGAGAATTGGCTTGTTCGTCCACCTACCCAATCCCACATCGGAAACCGTTTGAGCCAATTCTTTGTGATCGCAAGGTTATCAAGCTCACTTCCCAAACGGGTAATCGCCACTGCGTGTTCCTCAAAAGAATGTCCGGCTCGCTGATAAACGTTTTGCGTTTCCAACATGCTGTTACGAGTTTCTTTTGTGGTCCCAGATTTCGAGATAACAATACACATCGTCTGTCCCAACAGCGGGGTAATTCCCGAAAAGAGCTTATCCATTCCGTCCGGGTCGGTGTTGTCCAGAAAATGGATTGTCAGCTTGTCTTTGCTGGGCTGTCCGAGTGCGTCGGAAACAAATTGTGGTCCCAAAGCTGAACCCCCTATGCCGATCAGTAAGAGGTTTTTGAACGGACCCTTTGCGCCTTGAATAGTACCGGCGTGCACTTGCGCGGCAAACGCCTTGATCGCTTCCAGCGTGGTTTCTATTTCCCGGGCAATCAACGGCGTTGGAGCGAGTGCCGTGTTACGCAGCCAATAATGACCTACCATGCGGTTTTCATCGGGGTTCGCGATGGCACCTTTTTCCAAGTCTGCCATGGCTCGGAAAGCTTTTTGCATCCGCGGCTCCATTGAGACAAAATAATCGTCGGCAAAATTCATTCGGCTGATGTCCATCGCCAGCTCGATTGTCGGGAACTCCACGTAGTATTGCTGAAACCGCTTCCACTGTTCTTCTCTTGACCTGGTCATAAACGTGAGAGCTAGTTTAGCAGTCATGGCGGGACCAAAACAATGAAATTACCAATTTGAACAAAGTTCGCTGCTAAGGATGA is a genomic window containing:
- a CDS encoding glucose-6-phosphate isomerase; amino-acid sequence: MTRSREEQWKRFQQYYVEFPTIELAMDISRMNFADDYFVSMEPRMQKAFRAMADLEKGAIANPDENRMVGHYWLRNTALAPTPLIAREIETTLEAIKAFAAQVHAGTIQGAKGPFKNLLLIGIGGSALGPQFVSDALGQPSKDKLTIHFLDNTDPDGMDKLFSGITPLLGQTMCIVISKSGTTKETRNSMLETQNVYQRAGHSFEEHAVAITRLGSELDNLAITKNWLKRFPMWDWVGGRTSQFSAVGLLPAALQGIDIDKFVSGARCCDELTRQPNFDQNPAAMLALMWFYIGNGKGDKIMVVLPYKDRLQLLSRYLQQLIMESLGKELDLDGKRVNQGIVVFGNKGSTDQHAYVQQLRDGIDNSFVTFIEVLKDRSSPSIMLDNNITSGDYLVSFLHGTRNALSEKGRESITLSLRRVSSFTVGVLIALFERTVSLYASLINVNAYNQPGVEAGKTAAASFIELQSKVLAFFLARCGSAFTAVQVTEEIGSFCEYETVLKICEHLSANPDRGLKKNAGRNPFQATYQLV